From Variovorax sp. J2L1-78, the proteins below share one genomic window:
- a CDS encoding aldehyde dehydrogenase family protein, with the protein MQLNYIANADVASASGRTLPVIDPSDGQPFDEIQRSNAADIDSAVRAARDCFDGVWHKVSAAERGRLLHALSRKIAEHVDELALLEQRDCGKPVKQARADAFALVRYFEFYAGACDKLHGETIPYQDGYSVFTWREPHGVTGHVIPWNYPMQIFGRSVGGALAAGNACVVKPAEDACLSLIRVAQLAAEAGFPAGAINIVTGYGHEVGDALARHEGIDHISFTGSPKIGTLIQQVAAERHCPVTLELGGKSPQILFADADIDAAIPVLINAIVQNAGQTCSAGSRVLIERAIYEPVLERLGRAFEALRVGPAAMDLDVGPLIRQTQQQRVWDFLSDAQVAGIPMVAQGTVVDEAPDTGFYQAPTLLRDVPVDHRLAQEEVFGPVLAAMAFSGEDEAVAMANATQFGLVAGVWTENGARQFRMAKRVRAGQVFINNYGAGGGVELPFGGVKSSGYGREKGFEALYGFTTLKTVAVKHG; encoded by the coding sequence ATGCAATTGAACTACATCGCCAATGCCGACGTCGCTTCCGCGTCGGGCCGCACCCTGCCCGTCATCGATCCGTCGGACGGCCAGCCTTTCGACGAGATCCAGCGCAGCAACGCGGCCGACATAGACAGCGCGGTGCGCGCCGCGCGCGACTGTTTCGACGGCGTCTGGCACAAGGTGAGCGCCGCCGAGCGCGGCCGCCTGCTCCATGCCCTCTCGCGGAAGATCGCCGAGCATGTCGACGAACTGGCCCTGCTCGAGCAGCGCGACTGCGGCAAACCGGTCAAGCAGGCCCGCGCCGACGCCTTCGCCCTGGTGCGCTACTTCGAGTTCTACGCCGGCGCCTGCGACAAGCTGCATGGCGAAACCATCCCCTACCAGGACGGCTACAGCGTCTTCACCTGGCGCGAACCGCACGGCGTCACCGGCCACGTCATCCCCTGGAACTACCCGATGCAGATCTTCGGGCGCAGCGTCGGCGGCGCCCTGGCCGCCGGCAACGCCTGCGTGGTGAAACCGGCCGAAGACGCCTGCCTATCGCTCATTCGCGTGGCGCAGCTGGCGGCCGAGGCCGGCTTCCCAGCCGGCGCCATCAACATCGTGACCGGCTACGGCCACGAGGTGGGCGACGCGCTGGCACGCCACGAAGGCATCGACCACATCAGCTTCACCGGCAGCCCGAAGATCGGCACGCTGATCCAGCAGGTGGCGGCCGAACGGCACTGCCCGGTCACGCTGGAGCTGGGCGGCAAGAGCCCGCAGATCCTCTTTGCCGACGCCGACATCGATGCCGCCATCCCGGTGCTGATCAACGCCATCGTGCAGAACGCCGGCCAGACCTGCTCGGCCGGCTCGCGCGTGCTGATCGAGCGCGCCATCTACGAGCCGGTGCTCGAACGCCTCGGCCGCGCCTTCGAGGCCCTGCGGGTCGGCCCCGCCGCGATGGACCTCGACGTCGGCCCGCTGATCCGCCAGACGCAGCAGCAGCGCGTGTGGGATTTCCTGTCCGACGCCCAGGTCGCCGGCATTCCGATGGTGGCCCAGGGCACGGTGGTCGACGAGGCGCCCGACACGGGCTTCTACCAGGCCCCCACGCTGCTGCGCGACGTGCCGGTCGACCACCGGCTGGCGCAGGAAGAGGTGTTCGGCCCGGTGCTGGCCGCCATGGCCTTCAGCGGAGAGGACGAAGCCGTGGCAATGGCCAATGCCACCCAATTCGGGCTGGTCGCCGGCGTCTGGACCGAGAACGGCGCCCGCCAGTTCCGCATGGCCAAGCGAGTGCGCGCCGGCCAGGTCTTCATCAACAACTACGGCGCGGGCGGCGGCGTCGAACTGCCCTTCGGCGGCGTGAAGTCCTCGGGCTACGGCC
- a CDS encoding Bug family tripartite tricarboxylate transporter substrate binding protein, with the protein MNRKTLLSLVACSALSILALGPNQALAQPAVYPNKPIRLIVPFPPGGGTDILSRIVGTRLTEANKWTVVVDNKPGAGGTIGITEAVRMPATGYEMVMGQKDNLAVAPWLYKGLSYDPSKDLTAVALVAESPLVIVTAANSPFRNMADVIAAAKAAPDTITYGSPGNGTTIHLAGEMFKMAAGIKITHVPYKGSNPAVIDTMSGQVAMMVSSIPSAISQIKAGKLRALAVTSAKRSSSLPDVPTIAESTTLKDFDVSSWYGVFMPANAPKDVVATMNAAINKQLALPEVKEAINAQGAEPRPMTPAAFAALVKADHAKWQGIVAASGVKVE; encoded by the coding sequence ATGAACCGCAAAACCCTGCTCTCGCTGGTGGCCTGCTCGGCCCTTTCCATCCTCGCCCTCGGGCCGAACCAGGCCTTGGCCCAGCCGGCCGTCTACCCCAACAAGCCGATCCGCCTGATCGTGCCGTTCCCGCCGGGCGGCGGCACGGACATCCTCTCGCGCATCGTCGGCACCCGCCTGACCGAGGCGAACAAGTGGACCGTGGTGGTCGACAACAAGCCCGGCGCCGGCGGCACCATCGGCATCACCGAGGCGGTGCGCATGCCCGCCACCGGCTACGAGATGGTGATGGGCCAGAAGGACAACCTGGCCGTCGCGCCCTGGCTCTACAAGGGCCTGAGCTACGACCCGTCGAAGGACCTCACGGCCGTGGCGCTGGTGGCCGAGTCGCCGTTGGTGATCGTCACCGCCGCCAATTCGCCCTTCAGGAACATGGCCGACGTGATCGCTGCCGCCAAGGCCGCGCCGGACACCATCACCTATGGCAGCCCGGGCAACGGCACGACCATCCACCTGGCCGGCGAGATGTTCAAGATGGCGGCCGGCATCAAGATCACGCACGTGCCGTACAAGGGCTCGAACCCGGCGGTCATCGACACGATGAGCGGCCAGGTGGCAATGATGGTGTCGTCCATCCCGTCGGCCATCTCGCAGATCAAGGCCGGCAAGCTGCGCGCCCTGGCCGTGACCTCGGCCAAGCGCAGCAGCAGCCTGCCCGATGTGCCGACCATCGCCGAATCGACCACGCTGAAGGACTTCGACGTGAGCTCCTGGTATGGCGTCTTCATGCCGGCCAACGCGCCGAAGGACGTGGTCGCGACCATGAATGCCGCCATCAACAAGCAGCTGGCGCTGCCGGAAGTGAAGGAGGCGATCAATGCCCAGGGCGCCGAGCCACGGCCCATGACGCCGGCCGCCTTCGCCGCGCTGGTGAAGGCCGACCATGCCAAGTGGCAGGGCATCGTCGCCGCGTCCGGCGTGAAGGTGGAGTGA
- a CDS encoding peroxiredoxin: MMLCLGVSLPAAAALDIGQPAPKFSAPAALDGKAFTYSLGDALQKGPVVLYFFPAAFSTGCSIEAHAFAEAIEDFKAVGATVIGVSTDDPETLAKFSSQSCQGKFPVASDETRAISKSFDALMQTRPEYANRISYVISPTGAIAFYYQSLNPAKHVEKVLAAVKELPPARK; this comes from the coding sequence ATGATGCTCTGTTTGGGGGTGTCCTTGCCAGCTGCGGCGGCGCTCGACATCGGCCAGCCGGCCCCGAAGTTCAGTGCCCCTGCGGCGCTCGACGGCAAGGCCTTCACCTATTCGCTGGGCGACGCCTTGCAGAAGGGCCCGGTGGTGCTGTACTTCTTCCCCGCCGCCTTCTCGACCGGCTGCTCCATCGAGGCGCATGCCTTCGCCGAGGCCATCGAGGACTTCAAGGCGGTCGGTGCCACGGTGATCGGCGTGTCGACGGACGACCCCGAGACCCTCGCCAAGTTCTCCAGCCAGTCCTGCCAGGGCAAGTTCCCGGTGGCGTCCGACGAGACACGGGCCATCAGCAAGTCCTTCGACGCGCTGATGCAGACCCGCCCGGAGTATGCCAACCGGATCTCCTACGTGATCTCTCCCACAGGAGCGATTGCCTTCTACTACCAAAGCCTGAACCCGGCCAAGCACGTCGAGAAGGTGCTGGCCGCGGTGAAGGAATTGCCACCGGCCAGAAAGTAA